Genomic segment of Corticium candelabrum chromosome 16, ooCorCand1.1, whole genome shotgun sequence:
TCTAACATTGAATCTGTTCATCCAACATTGGCTCTAGCTGCAGCATGCAGTGCTGATGACGAAAGAATGATGCAAAGCATCTTGCCAGCTAGTGCTCGTCTCTGTATTGGACCATGACCAGTTCATGTGACAGGGCGGCTGCTCGCTTCATTTCACATTGCTGGATACAATTGGCAATAACAACTAAAGTttgcttagttaattaacgcCATTTAACTGCGCACCTGCATGCTCGTTCAAGGATTCAATTGGTCTAGCAAATTTGTGGCCCCCACCCATTCAAAGGCTTCCTGAGGTTATGAACTACTTAGTGTGACTTGCTTTCTAGTTGATTGATTTCTAATAGCTAAGGGATGAACAGAAGTTGGTGTAGGTGCATTATCTGTTAGTACAGCAGTGGACAAGATAAGTTAATTGCTTCACATAGTGTATTACACATTTGTCTTGTGAAACTCTTTCCATCAAAGGTCATTGAGAGAAGTGACTGGTGCCTATTAAGACAGCCATGTAAACTATAAACACATGATTTTTGTAACAAAATGTATCAGGAATTCATAGCTCCTACTCTTCCTTCATGCAAATATACGATATATTCTGAGCACCATATAGTCAGAGTTCGAACACTCATTCAAGTTCTAAATAGAAAGACCTCTTGAAAGCACAAGAATAGTGGCCTTCAGTCATAGATAAGGAATTGAGTCCATTAGTCATGTCCAGAGGTCAGTGAAGGTGTCGTGTTTCCTTCATACCAACAGGCACCCTGTACAATGATGTAAACGATTAGAATCGATTATGATTGGCCAATGACTTATTGTAGTATTACTGTAGTGTGTGAGGAGTAAGGCAGTGGTTGGTCGTCAAATAACTGGTGATGACCGAGTAGATCTTCCCAGTTTGGAGTGCAGTCAGCAGACTGTTGGTACGGTGCAGCATTGAACATCTGTTGTTGGTAGTAAGCAGACAATGTATCAGAGAACTTTGGAGGACCGACCGGTTGCAGGTCACCAAATGAGCAGCCATTTACTGGCAGATTTGGAGTGAAAACTTCATTGCAGGAAGGCAGAGAATGAAGGAAAGTTTCTTTGGGTTGAGAACAGCTTGAAGGCACTGGAATGATGTTGATTGCGTTCTGCCTAAAATCCGTTTCTGCAGTTGTGATGGTTGGAATACTTGGCAGTGGAGGAAGGCAGCTTCCATCACTTCCAGGCATTTGACCTCCAGAATTTGAGCTTGAGAGTATGGTGGAGCCATGATCAACACTTGCTGACTGGCTGTGTGGAGAAGATCCCTTTCTCTGACTTTCTTCTGCTTTTTTCATTGCCTGCATTGCTTTCCTCTTGTCCTTGCACCGCTTGTTCTGAAACCAGACTCTCACCACTCGAGGCTGCAGACCTGTCATTTGGCACAGTTTGCTTCTTGTTGTGGCATCAGGCTTGGGATTAGTCATGTAGCATGTTCGAAGAGCATGCAGTTGCCTTGCTGTCAGGATCGTTCGAGCTCGAGTGGGCTTGTTGCCATTCAGTCGTTTTCCTGAATAAAAGAAACATAAGAGAACAAGAGAGTAGTATTGCACAAAGTATGGTCTTGATGCTGTTTCGTTATATTCAAATAATTCATATTGCTTTCATGTTTTCTAAAGTTTCGTTGAGGCCATGGATGTTTATGGTACAAGGAAAGCCTTGGAAACTGGAAACCACAAGGTTTCACTTGATACCTGCCAATCTGCTATGGATCAAATCTCAATCATCATTATGCGTGTCTCTtatacatacagatagagAATTCTAGCTAGAAATGGTCGAGGTAAGGGTCTCTCTATTAGAAATGTTGTACATTCCATGTACTGCATGCCAGGGACATTTGTGAAATGGCATGGAACAGTAAATGTTTGTACAAAAGCCGTTAGTGTGACTGACCTAAATGTCTTGTACATCTGCTAGCCTATCTATCAGTTATTGTTACCATCTTGTTGTCTAGCAGTCTAGGGATGTTTACTACGCAACTAACGGTTTTCCTCCTGCTGCACATTAGACGCAATTTGCGGATTGACCTACTCACCAGATTTGTCCATCCCAACCAACGAAGCCAAACTGCACGGACGAACTGCATTGCTTCCATTTTCCGTCGACCTCTCAACCAGTGAAGAACTCGAGCAACTTGTCAGACTGTGACGAGAAGACATAAGAGAACTGGCGTCCGTCAAGCTCCCAGTACTCGCAGACAATGGCCTATGCAGATGCACCGGCTTACGCTTGCAGAGCACAGCGCCGGGACCTGCAAAGTAGAACATATCTCCACTTGCCGAGCTCTCCTGGCAGAGAGAGCAGATGAAATACGCTGCCTGCAAGGGCTCATGATAGGCTTTCATGGCAGTAATTGTGATCTTGTCCTGTCGACCACTTGAGACCAACTAAATGTGCAGCAACACTTTAAGGATACAAGACACCCCTAGACAGGAAATGGCGGTTTCATAATTATTCTGAAAACGCGactaatgacgtcatcatttaGCACGCAAGCAAATCCAGACTACAGCCAACACACAAGGTTTCGACAACCATTAGTCCCACACGAGCAGCAGTTTTGATTCAGTGCTGTTGAACAAGCCAAACTGCTGAGAGATTTTAGACCGGCCACTAGCATTcatgttttctgttttgagACGCGAGTTGGCTGTAGGGTTGCCATAGTGCCCTGGCGTCTCCTCCACCGCAGGCTCACGTTGCGGTAATCGATTTCGACCGCAAGCCTCACCAATATCGACTCTGTGTGGACGATCTAAGATAGCAAACTAATCAGTTGAAGTGATCAGCTAGCTattcacatacacaaacacacgcggTGTGAAATACATGGCTTCCGACCTGCTCTCCTGCAGTTGGTCTAGTGTCCAATTAAGATGCTTAACACGTAGTCACACTCTAGCCAGGCGAAATAAGATTTGAGCAAATGCTGTACGCAGAAAGTCTCTAGGACGTGTTTCATGGGTGAGGACAAGCGCATGTAATGAGACCATTTGATATGATCACGCACGTGTCTGTCCCATTGCTCCAGGGAAGCGACTGAGTGCACTCTATCGCCTAATCCGACGCCATTTCTTCTCTAGGTTTTAAACATGAAttctatatatatgtatatgtatatatatatatatatatatatatatatatatatatatatatatatatatatataggtttGAGCTTTTTGTATGCATGAATGGGTTGTAGGTTTAGGGTTCACAGTTCAACGGcaagtaaacaacaacatcaccGGGTACCGGGTGTTTATAATTTCTGactttaatttaaaaattttatatttatatgttatcTGGTGATAAATCTATCTAGCGGATTGGTGAAACAACGACGGCGATATGGTGCACTGCATGCGCTGTGAACCATGAATTCCGACAGGCCACCAGAGACGGTAAGGGGTGGGGataaaacaacaacatcatcaatTTCGCCTGACTGTTTCCGGTTCTTTGACGGAAGTATGACGGAAAGGGAGGGGTGGCTAATTACCGTACACTGTAAATACATACTCACCTGTTTGCTTAGCCTAGTCAATTGAAAACCAACAACAAGAAATCATGTGGCCATGCAGTTGGTTGTGGGTaattttagttgtcattgcacacacacacgcacacacacacacacacacacacaacacacacacacacacacgctcgtagctctgaagcgacggtgtaaacacagcttcatttactagttaattaatcaatttgccTGTAGCACTGATAAGCAAGCAGCAATAGGTCATCTAGACATCAAAGACGCTCAAAATTGCAATAGTATTTGCAAGTTTTATCAGTACTTTCTGTTTTTGCAATATTGGCGCTTCTAGAGCATCAACATGTAAGGCATCGGGTGTTTCTATACTTAATTTTATTAATCAGAATAGACAGAGTTATGCACCACAATGAACGTCATAAATTGCGTAAATCTCGCAAATCTCAAAATGGCATACTGTCAAGTGCAAACAAATTAGCTGTCTATGTACCGATAATTGGATGGCTCTAGTCCGTCTAGTGAGGTAgtagaaataaattaattaattaattaactcaatgtCATTAGAATGATTACAGTAATCCGGTCTTacatctttaattaattaattagtgcaaGAGCATGGCTAGTAACAGCAACAATGCACGTTTTATTACCAGCTGCGATGGCTAGCTACGGTCTTCTCAATTGTCTACTTTTCTTACAAGTGACTTGAACGAGAGGAGAGAAACACActagaagacaaacaaataaatcagactctaacgcgcgctatcaCTCTAAGCAACTTTACTCTACTAGAAGTAAAGTAAATGTAACGTTTGTTCTAGACATCGGCACCCCCGACGTGTGTGGGGGTGGCTACGTAAGACTAGTGTGGGGGCACTTGCCCCATAGCCGCATGGTACCGCTGCCTACGTCTAGTTAGTGGCACACACCTGTGACCATACTTAGTGGAACTAAGGAGTCTCACCACTTCAACAAAGGATATTTGATAACTCGAACGCCTATGGCCACGTCCACTTTTCGCGCGCCCGTATGTTCACGTGACAGACCTGGCGTTACACGTAGCCGAGAAGAGAAGAGTGTAGCTTCACGTGACGACGGCTAACCACTCGACGAGAACAGCCTCTCCTGTCTACAACCCATTGACTTCTAGTCAGTGTGAATATCAATTACTTCGTATCCTCTCCGAGACACATTACACGCGTTCAATGACGTATATTGTTCTACCATGACTTCGCATGTTATACCGGCGCATGACGTCATTTTccgatcacgtgaccaatcaGGCCTCCGCTCATACGACAACTGTCGACCACGGGGTTGAACCTTCCGCGCATCCTGCCCGCTATGACGCATTGCTCTACATGTACAACAGCACAAGAGGCGTCGACAAGCCGTGCACTTGTCAGTAGTGTCTCATGACGACGACTCCCGCGTCTACGTGTAGAATGAAGAACAGAAAACTGAAGGTGAGCAACACGTTTGCCGCTCATTCATCGCGTCTCTCATTTTACCGACACCTTCCACGCTTGTGCTCACAACCAGACTGCGCGCAATCAACGCGCCAGTAGAGCGACACACTGACAAGCGACTGTCGCAGCTCGCTTTCATAGAAATAGAAAGAACGTCCTAGATGATGCGTGGTACTGCCtattgtgtgtacacacacacacacgctcacacacaggTTCATACATATGCATGCCTAGACTCCTACAGAAATCGCTCTCAGACTCTGCACTGACTCCCGTTCCTGCTCGAGCGTGTTGCCCATTGCCTCAACGCTTACCGTTTCTCTTGACGAACCTCGTTTCTAGCCGCGTAGAGTCTCGTCGACGTTACCCGACCAGATCTGGTCTAGCTCGACCGGATGCGCGGGAAACAACCTTTCGGGTGAATGCGGTTGCTTTGCTGTAGAAAACAAATTAACGTGTAAGGAGGCTAGTGTGTGTCGAGGCTGGTTTccgatgtttgtttgtgttagacTTTCCTTTCGATTCGGACGTCGAACGAGTCGTTTCACGCCTGTTTTCCTGAAGCGGAGGAAACGGAAGAAGTAGTAGCGGGTGCgtgtactctgtgtgtgcgtgtgtgtgtgtgcgtgtgtgtgcgtgtgtgtgcgtgtggaaAAATGCTTTGTCAGCGTCAGTGTTATCATTGTGTTCGTGTATGTACACGTTTGTAAGGTTTCTCTACTAAGAATGTTCTATTTATGGAGTGAGGTAGTTGAACTCTTGCATTCCTTATTGTTTGATTGCATGCAAgctctctgtttgttggtctgctTGCATGTCATGCAGCATGTGTCGACCATTGCTTGTATATTCCTGGTGCAGGTCTCTGTTGTGTCGTCTCTGTGTCTGATTTGTTCTATTTTCTTTTGAAAGTCTTATGTCATCCACTGAGCTCAGTGGACAAAGCATCATTTcagttttctgtttgtattgtctGTAATATGTAACTCAAATCGAgcattgcatgtacatgtatgggtataatacaaatattataTAGGGTAAACCGGGGTAAACCAGGGTAACTCCCTGAGTAATTTGATACACACTGTATATTGCTACGTAtgagtgttgtagtcgctTGATCTTACTACTGTATGGAGCAGTAGCCTTCTGCCAATCAGCATGTGGGTGACCATCTCTGAAATCTTAATCGTTCTTGAGATAATTTGGGACTTTTGTCGGTGCTGCTAATCTTCTGGGTGGGGCAACTTCGTGACAGAGTTTGGTTCTGGCAACTTACGACTTACGAATGGTTGTAACTATTGCTTGCTTGAGTACGTTTCTTTACTGCATCTATTGTGGTAGTGACAAGTAAGGCATACCTATTAGATCTTTCGCTGTACCCTAGGAAGTTGTTGTGCAGTGTAGGGgtttttgttgctgtagctTCGCCGTCCCGGATGTTCATTCAAGTAGCAATTGACTTGCTCATAATCCTACGTCAAGTAGTTTACTAATAGTAGAAGAGATTTAAACCCTAAACTGGAGGTAAGATGCTTCACGCTCGAACAGGGTT
This window contains:
- the LOC134192652 gene encoding insulin gene enhancer protein ISL-2B-like; its protein translation is MKAYHEPLQAAYFICSLCQESSASGDMFYFAGPGAVLCKRKPVHLHRPLSASTGSLTDASSLMSSRHSLTSCSSSSLVERSTENGSNAVRPCSLASLVGMDKSGKRLNGNKPTRARTILTARQLHALRTCYMTNPKPDATTRSKLCQMTGLQPRVVRVWFQNKRCKDKRKAMQAMKKAEESQRKGSSPHSQSASVDHGSTILSSSNSGGQMPGSDGSCLPPLPSIPTITTAETDFRQNAINIIPVPSSCSQPKETFLHSLPSCNEVFTPNLPVNGCSFGDLQPVGPPKFSDTLSAYYQQQMFNAAPYQQSADCTPNWEDLLGHHQLFDDQPLPYSSHTTGACWYEGNTTPSLTSGHD